The sequence CACGTTATTTGCGCTATATCGCGCTTTTCCTGAGAATAGTGTGGACTATTCGTCCAAAACGCTAAAATAGTCGCGTTACGCCATAAATGGTTGATTTTGATTAACAACCCGGGGCACACACAATGAAAGAACTGCTTCCATATAATTTGGGTTTAGAACATCTGGGTTCAACTTTGAACATTCAACTTTTTATAAAGTATGTAGAGTGAGTTTAGAAGTAAACTGTGGAAGGTTATACACAAACAAGTTGTCACAAGTTGTTTAAACAGTGTGGGCTAAACTGGAAGGTTATACACAAACAACTGTGACAAACTTTTTATACAGTCATTTATACCTACTTCCACAGTTTACTTTTTATAAAGTATTACTAAACCCACTCTACAACATTGGCACAATTGTAATTACTAAACTTTATGCTCAGTCCTCTGGGTTGAACATTCAACTTATAAGTTGTTCTCTTGTTCAAAGTTGGCATTATGAAAAAGTTTACTTAtcggttttttattttataaaccCACTCTACAACTGCTTTCATATTGAAAAAGGTAACATAAAGTAAATCAGTTTACTTCCATTTTATAGATTTAAATGAAATTTACatgattttaaatcaaatttaaatgattttattttatttatttatgatttaaaagctatgttaatttaatatttttatgtgatGTATAAATGATTTAAATGTTGTGTTAAATGATTGAATAGTTATAATATCCAGAGTAACAGGTCTTTATCTTCTTCCCGACAAGATAGTTTTTTAGGGCCTAAACTctagtctttcaagaagtttgGTACATCTTATTCTTAGATTTTGGGTGGCGGTGTTTCCATTTAAAGCTATGTTAAAGGATTTTAAAGCTATGTTAAAGGAttttaaatgaaattttaaGCGGTGTTTCTTTTAACATCttatttaaaggtttttatacaCAAACAAAGTTTGTCACAAGTTTGTCATATTTATAACACAACTAGAATAGAAGTAAACTGTGGAAGGTTATACACAAACAAGTTTGTCACATTTCTTTCATTCCACACGTAATGCGTGTGCCCTGGGTTtagataattttttataaagtaTTACTAAACCCACTCTACAACTGTACCAACATTCCTGAAAATTATCCAACCCAGATGGAAACAAAATCTACCtcccccttacttttttaaaaaaacttataagctgtcaaacaacttattttgacagcttataagctgtttttttaaaaaattatcaaacaCAATTTGGGAGCTTAAAAGCTCTGCCAAATACCCTCTCATGAGATTTCATTTAAGTAAGTGAAATCCTTACAAAATTGATAGGATTTCATggaatttgagtttataaaagcaatacaattatttctaataatagtttataaatttaagttttcctaacattttttttttacaaaatatcacttttctaaaatttatgctagtaaatttcaatatgtttttttaacttttttccAAACACCAAAATGGAATTTGAATTCCATGAATTTAAAAtccaaattcaatttcaattcgaaattttattttttagacaTCCAAACATACTTTAATAATATAACTGCTTTAATCACATTGAAACCACGTACAAGTAACTTGTCaatcaaattaattatatttccAAAACCTAGCCAATCCATCAATTAAAACTAGCATCCAAGCACACGTTTTGCGtgtgtgatataatatataaatcatATGTATTTAcacaactatatatatatatatatatatatatatattaatatggtTTATTTTCTACTATTACAAAAGAGATGGTTAAGAAAAGAATATGGAGAAGAATGTGAGAAAGtgagataatgatatgatatCTTTAATGAATAATAGTAGGGATAATTTGGTACAACCATTAAATTGACCAAAAACAATTACTCTAATACCCTGGTGGCTGGTGCATTATAATATTGTATTGATTGTATTGATATATATAACCGAAGTTTATGACTGGAAATTCCTCGTTCAAACCTAAACTTAAGAATACAAAATCAATAAATTCAATTTCGTTACACACAACACTCAACATTGTATTAATCAACACTATAAATAGTAAGAAATATTGCAAGGTAAAGGTCTCATAATATCGATTGAAACCaagaattttattaataaaataaataataagaactaaaaaatattaatggcTACCTTAATTTTCCCAGATCACCCTTCTCCTGTTGCAGATGCTGAAGCTCTCAGAAAAGCTTGCCAAGGTAAGTAAAATCATACATATATATGCTTATggttttcttttattattattttttaaaccaaACTTTATTTATCTTATTAATGTAGtgaatatcatatattaatttgtgaattaacaattaatcaattttattggtttaatttaattttaattacatatatatgTAAGCATTTTTAGGGTGGGGAACCGACGAGAAAGCAATAATTTCAATATTGGGACATAGAAATGAGACCCAGAGGAAGCTCATAAGACAAGCGTACGAGGATTTGTACCACGAGGATCTCGTCAAAACCCTAGAATCTGAGCTCTCTTGCCATTTTGAGGTATAATTGATCATCTCTCCCGAATCCGAACCAATCATATATATTCATTAACTAGATCGAAGTATGTCATCGGATTTCGATCTTAACCGAAAATCTAGATAATTATTTGGGGGAATATGTCCTATATTGCTAGGATAGAGTTCCTGAGAGTTTCTTATATAGACATAGATAACCCTCACCTTTTGAGCTAACTTTTGGTATGAGTTAAGTTTAAGTCTCATTTTTtagcttggtatcagagctcaCACCCATCGTTATGTGTTAGACCCCCCTCCCCCCTTGAGGTTAACTTAGGTCCAAGTCCACTAAGTTTTTGCTTTTTCCAATGATTCATTTAAATGAAAATTTACACATTTTAAAATGAAGTGTTTGATACAAGGGCCTGCTTTAAGGGAGTGGGAGGCACATTATGCGGCTGTCTAGGAGCTTCTCTTGGTTGTTAATGAGATTCTAGCATATGGGTAATACCAAAATTTTCATCCAATGGTCCACATTTCAACACATATGCACAATTAATATTATAGGGTTGACATGGAAAATCATGAATTGTTAATCACCTATTAGAGGTATTATAGGTTGAACTAAATCCTCTTGAGCGGGGCTtcgaaattattatttttcctttttttattattattttttttttcttcctttaAAACCTTAGATGAGCCTCTAAATTATTTGTTGAAAATTTGAAACGGCGGGCAACATTTTGTACTTTTGGCTCCTTTCTTTAATTTGGGTTAAAAAACTTTTATttcttcttaaaaaaaaaacccttcGTTAAATTGCTCCACTCAGGTGACTTAAATTGCTCAAATTAGGTCAATTTtcgttccattttttttttatggaacgtgactttgtttgtttgtttgcatTGTTGATGTTggtgttttaatttttaattatttgatttttgggCTTTGCTCTCCGGGTTTTCAGAATCTTGTAATTATTTTATGCTCTATTGAAAAAAATTGTAGCCAAACTTGATTTCGATGTATAGTTGTCAATTTTGCGCAacaaaaaaagagaaagaataTGAACATTTTGttattagatttaatttatatatgtcaTTTCTTTCGTAAAGTTACTGGAATATAACCGATCTTTATAAATATTGATCAAATTATTTTCACTTGATTATTAGCTTGCatgtaatatttttatatttaataaaaaaaatttataagacCTTCCCCTAAAGTTACCTTAGGACCTGAGACAGGATCTATTGACATTGTTCCTACAAAAATtagataataattaatatataattagtATGTTATATAAAAATTGAAACACATCTCgatcaaaatatttattttttttgttttgtttttctttttatcGCTTCTACTCCATGTACGTACGTAATCTTGATTGACTTTACGTATGTTTTAGAAAGCTGTGTATAGATGGATATTGGATCCACAAGATCGTGATGCTGTACTATTAAATGTCGCCATCACGAAATCGCCAGTCGAGTACTGCGTAATCGTCGAGATTTCATGCATTCGATCACCCGAAGAGCTTTTAGCCATCAAGCGAGCCTACCACATTCGCTTCAAGCGTTCCGTGGAGGAAGACTTGGCTCAACACACCACTGCCCCTATTCGGCAGGTACGCGTAACGATCCATTTTAGCTAGCATGTAGTAATATTTCTATTCTATCTAGCTATGGTAGATTGTGAATTTTTACTTCACTAGCTTATAATAATGATTTTTGAACCATCTTTTTGGTAGTTTTTGGTTGGTTTGGTGAGTATATATAGGTACAATGGAGATGAAATCAATGAAAGGCTAGCAAGTTCTGAGGCTCAAATTCTCCAAAATTTTATCAAGGAGAAGTCATTTGGTGATGATGAAGTTGTGAGAATCATAACTACAAGAAGCAAAAATCAGGTTTTAGCAACTCTAAATCGATTCAAAGTTGATCATGGTTCGTCGATAACGAAGGTAAAAATCCGCgacataaatttttatttttattttttaaaaaaatcaaaatatctaataaataacttcaatttaaattatattaaaggAATAAATTTGCATTAAATTTGAGTGCGTTTCAGCACTTGAGAGATGACCCATCAAGCGATTACTTGTCTGCAATATTGCGTACTGcaatccggtgcattagtgatCATCAAAAGTACTACGAAAAGGTAATTCATGATTTTAATGCATCaatttatgtttaaataaaTATACGTGCGTAAGATTTCAAGAAATGCTCAAATACTAGCTATAACTTTAGGTAATTCGACAAGCCCTAAACACAGTCGGGACGGAGGAGGAGCCGCTCACTCGAGTTGTGGTCACATCAGCGGAGAAATATTTGAAGGTGATAAAGGAGATTTTTAGTAAGAGAAATAGTGTAACTCTGGAGCATGCAGTGGCAAAGGAGACTTCTGGGGATTACAAAGCATTCATCCTCGCTTTGCTAGGGAACGATTAGCAATTTTTTAAGtcacaataattatatatatgattcAGGAAATATCGATGTTTTGTTTGGATCTTAAGGTTTAATTGGTCTCTATATAAATGAATTCTATAAGATGTAATAAACATATCTTTTACTTACTTCGTTTATGTATATTAATCTCATTGGATGCCTAATGAGATCACAACATATTTGTCTAGTTTTGGTCACGTTATCAAAAAATTCAAGAttttagtccactaatttttactcttttttttttgtctttcggTTTTTTTGGTACTGATGTTAGAAAATGATGACATAACACTAAAAAAATATGTGTTAGGATAAAAAACGTGTGTATAAGAGagaggtgaatacacacttaaaaCTATTTTTGAGCTACAATACTCGTTTTTGAAATGTTCAAAGATGAACCGAGCACCGAGAAATTATATCGAGTTCGGTTTTTAAATCGAGCGGAAGACAGTCAATATAATCCCTCTAAAATTGATTAAACATTTTAGAAATTGTTTGAAAAGAATGCaagttaaaataataaaaatagtttagttgaaacattttatcaagcACTTTGTATGCAACATTTTGGTA comes from Henckelia pumila isolate YLH828 chromosome 4, ASM3356847v2, whole genome shotgun sequence and encodes:
- the LOC140867232 gene encoding annexin-like protein RJ4, which translates into the protein MATLIFPDHPSPVADAEALRKACQGWGTDEKAIISILGHRNETQRKLIRQAYEDLYHEDLVKTLESELSCHFEKAVYRWILDPQDRDAVLLNVAITKSPVEYCVIVEISCIRSPEELLAIKRAYHIRFKRSVEEDLAQHTTAPIRQFLVGLVSIYRYNGDEINERLASSEAQILQNFIKEKSFGDDEVVRIITTRSKNQVLATLNRFKVDHGSSITKHLRDDPSSDYLSAILRTAIRCISDHQKYYEKVIRQALNTVGTEEEPLTRVVVTSAEKYLKVIKEIFSKRNSVTLEHAVAKETSGDYKAFILALLGND